One segment of Streptomyces sp. NBC_00576 DNA contains the following:
- a CDS encoding zinc ribbon domain-containing protein has translation MNAEPADQIRLLDVQALDVRLQQLAHKRKSLPEHAEIESLTKDLTQLRDLLVAATTEESDCGREQIKAEQDVDQVRQRATRDQQRLDSGAVSSSKDLENLQREIVSLAKRQGDLEDIVLEVMERRESAQERVAELTERVGAVQGKIDDATARREAAYESLAGEVATATKEREVISGALPDDLLKLYDKLRQQQGGVGAARLFQRRCEGCRLELNITEVNEVKAAPRNAVLRCENCRRILVRTSESGL, from the coding sequence CTGAACGCCGAGCCCGCCGACCAGATCCGACTTCTCGACGTCCAGGCCCTCGACGTACGCCTCCAGCAGCTCGCGCACAAGCGCAAGTCGCTGCCCGAGCACGCCGAGATCGAGTCGCTGACCAAGGACCTCACGCAGCTGCGCGACCTGCTGGTGGCCGCGACGACCGAGGAGAGCGACTGCGGCCGCGAGCAGATCAAGGCCGAGCAGGACGTGGACCAGGTGCGCCAGCGCGCCACCCGCGACCAGCAGCGCCTGGACTCCGGTGCCGTCAGCTCGTCGAAGGACCTGGAGAACCTCCAGCGCGAGATCGTCTCCCTCGCCAAGCGGCAGGGCGACCTGGAGGACATCGTCCTGGAGGTCATGGAGCGCCGTGAGTCCGCGCAGGAGCGCGTCGCCGAGCTGACCGAGCGGGTCGGCGCCGTCCAGGGCAAGATCGACGACGCGACCGCGCGGCGCGAGGCGGCGTACGAGTCCCTCGCCGGCGAGGTGGCCACGGCGACGAAGGAGCGCGAGGTCATCTCGGGTGCGCTGCCCGACGACCTCCTCAAGCTGTACGACAAGCTGCGCCAGCAGCAGGGCGGAGTCGGCGCCGCCCGCCTCTTCCAGCGCCGCTGCGAGGGCTGCCGCCTGGAGCTGAACATCACCGAGGTCAACGAGGTGAAGGCGGCCCCCCGCAACGCCGTACTGCGCTGCGAGAACTGCCGCCGCATCCTGGTCCGCACGTCGGAGTCGGGTCTGTAG
- a CDS encoding response regulator transcription factor — protein sequence MPRNHRPAKSIRVLLAEDQQMMRGALALLLGMEPDITVVAQVATGDAIVDAALLHRPDVALLDIELPGISGLDAAALLRDEAPDCRVLILTTFGRPGYLRRAMEAGAAGFLVKDGPVEELAASIRRVLTGETVIDPALAAAALSAGPNPLTARECEVLKASVDGATVADVAGKLHLSESTVRNYLSAAIGKTGTRNRMEAVREARQQGWL from the coding sequence ATGCCCCGGAACCACCGTCCCGCGAAGTCCATCAGAGTCCTCCTCGCCGAGGACCAGCAAATGATGCGGGGCGCTCTCGCCCTGCTGCTCGGGATGGAGCCGGACATCACGGTCGTCGCCCAGGTCGCGACCGGTGACGCGATCGTCGACGCGGCTCTTCTGCACCGCCCCGACGTGGCGCTCCTCGACATCGAGCTGCCGGGCATCAGCGGCCTGGACGCCGCCGCCCTCCTCCGCGACGAGGCCCCGGACTGCCGGGTGCTGATCCTGACCACCTTCGGCCGCCCCGGCTATCTGCGCCGGGCCATGGAGGCGGGAGCCGCCGGTTTCCTCGTCAAGGACGGTCCCGTGGAGGAGCTGGCGGCGTCGATCCGGCGCGTACTGACCGGCGAGACGGTCATCGACCCGGCCCTTGCCGCGGCCGCGCTCAGCGCCGGTCCCAATCCGCTGACGGCGCGGGAGTGCGAGGTACTGAAGGCGTCGGTGGACGGGGCGACGGTCGCTGATGTCGCCGGCAAGCTTCATCTCTCCGAGTCGACGGTCCGCAACTATCTCTCGGCGGCCATCGGGAAGACCGGCACCCGCAACCGCATGGAGGCGGTGAGGGAAGCGCGCCAGCAGGGATGGCTGTAG
- a CDS encoding MaoC/PaaZ C-terminal domain-containing protein, producing the protein MPIDAAKAVAAEPRSAEIAWGRKDVQLYHLGIGAGVPATDPGELRYTLESRLHVLPSFATVAGNDSPDVISGLSMPGVDVDLAHVLHGGQSIELHRPIPVEGRARATGSIAAVYDKGSAAILVMRTEVADAEGPLWTSDAQIFVRGEGGWGGDRGPSNRLPAPDGEPVKVVERTVRDDQALLYRLSGDWNPLHADPEFAARAGFERPILHGLCTYGMTLKAVVDTVLGGDVGRVRAYRTRFAGVVFPGETLRIRMWTPEPDRVQVSVTAVEREDAPVLADTVVEHS; encoded by the coding sequence ATGCCCATTGACGCCGCCAAGGCCGTCGCCGCCGAACCCCGGTCCGCAGAGATCGCCTGGGGCCGCAAGGACGTCCAGCTCTACCACCTCGGCATCGGCGCCGGCGTCCCCGCGACCGATCCCGGCGAGCTGCGCTACACCCTCGAATCCCGGCTGCACGTCCTGCCCAGCTTCGCCACCGTCGCCGGCAACGACTCCCCGGACGTGATCAGCGGTCTCTCCATGCCCGGCGTCGACGTCGACCTCGCCCACGTCCTGCACGGCGGCCAGAGCATCGAGCTGCACCGCCCGATCCCGGTCGAGGGCAGGGCGCGCGCCACCGGGAGCATCGCCGCCGTGTACGACAAGGGCAGCGCGGCGATCCTCGTCATGCGCACCGAAGTCGCCGACGCCGAGGGGCCGTTGTGGACGAGCGACGCGCAGATCTTCGTACGGGGGGAAGGCGGATGGGGCGGCGACCGGGGGCCCTCGAACCGGCTCCCTGCCCCCGACGGTGAGCCCGTGAAGGTCGTCGAGCGGACCGTCCGCGACGACCAGGCGCTGCTCTACCGGCTCTCCGGCGACTGGAACCCGCTGCACGCCGACCCCGAGTTCGCGGCCCGCGCGGGGTTCGAGCGGCCCATCCTGCACGGGCTGTGCACATACGGCATGACGCTGAAGGCGGTCGTCGACACGGTGCTCGGCGGGGACGTCGGCCGGGTCCGCGCGTACCGCACGCGCTTCGCCGGGGTCGTGTTCCCCGGGGAGACCCTGCGCATCCGGATGTGGACGCCCGAACCGGACCGCGTCCAGGTGTCGGTCACCGCCGTCGAGCGGGAGGACGCGCCCGTACTGGCCGACACGGTCGTCGAACACTCATGA
- a CDS encoding SigE family RNA polymerase sigma factor: MGERDRKAARDEEFQSFVIGRWPRLLRTAFLLTGEQHAAEDLVQSTLEQVYVAWWRVGSADAPDAYVRRVMINAHARKHRRRLKEFLAPKSDEGLAHELPDTGDHIARADDRGALLKALAQLPPRQREAVVLRYWEDLTETQAAQAMGCSVGAVKSNAAKGIAKLRAIPDLVETVTHGGWK; this comes from the coding sequence ATGGGGGAACGGGATCGGAAAGCGGCTCGGGACGAGGAGTTCCAGAGCTTCGTCATCGGCCGCTGGCCACGGCTGCTGCGTACGGCGTTCCTGCTCACGGGGGAGCAGCACGCGGCGGAGGACCTGGTCCAGTCGACGCTGGAGCAGGTCTATGTGGCCTGGTGGAGAGTCGGTTCGGCCGACGCCCCGGACGCGTATGTGCGGCGCGTGATGATCAACGCGCACGCGCGCAAGCACCGCAGGCGGCTCAAGGAGTTCCTGGCGCCCAAGAGCGACGAGGGTCTGGCGCACGAGCTGCCCGACACCGGCGACCACATCGCCAGGGCCGATGACCGCGGGGCGCTGCTCAAGGCGCTGGCCCAGTTGCCGCCCCGGCAGCGGGAGGCGGTGGTGCTGCGGTACTGGGAGGACCTGACCGAGACGCAGGCCGCACAGGCGATGGGCTGCTCGGTGGGCGCGGTGAAGAGCAACGCGGCCAAGGGGATCGCGAAACTCCGCGCCATACCGGACCTGGTCGAGACGGTGACACACGGAGGGTGGAAGTGA
- a CDS encoding class I SAM-dependent methyltransferase, protein MSTAPKPEILAAFEAAKGFMPAGEGLALYEAAVEAGALGLPLLEVGTYCGRSTILLADAARAAGVTAVTVDHHRGSEEQQPGWDFHDPETVDPELGVMDTLPAFRRTLHTAGLEDHVIAVVGRSPQVARVWNSPLGLVFIDGGHTDEHATADYEGWAPHVAQGGLLVIHDVFPDPEDEFTGQAPYRVYLRALASGAFTEISATDSLRVLRRTGAGV, encoded by the coding sequence ATGTCCACGGCTCCCAAGCCCGAGATTCTGGCCGCTTTCGAGGCTGCCAAGGGGTTCATGCCCGCCGGTGAGGGGCTCGCGCTGTACGAGGCCGCCGTCGAGGCGGGGGCGCTCGGGCTGCCGTTGCTGGAGGTCGGTACGTACTGTGGGCGTTCCACGATTCTGCTCGCCGATGCGGCCCGGGCGGCCGGTGTCACCGCGGTGACCGTCGATCATCACCGGGGCAGCGAGGAGCAGCAGCCGGGGTGGGACTTCCACGATCCGGAGACCGTCGACCCGGAACTCGGCGTGATGGACACCCTTCCGGCCTTCCGGCGCACTCTCCACACCGCCGGGCTGGAGGACCACGTCATCGCGGTCGTCGGACGTTCACCGCAGGTGGCGCGGGTCTGGAACTCGCCGCTCGGCCTCGTGTTCATCGACGGTGGTCACACCGACGAGCACGCCACCGCGGACTACGAGGGCTGGGCCCCGCACGTCGCGCAGGGCGGCCTCCTCGTCATCCACGACGTCTTCCCCGACCCCGAGGACGAGTTCACCGGCCAGGCCCCCTACCGCGTCTACCTCCGCGCCCTCGCCTCCGGCGCCTTCACGGAGATCTCCGCGACCGACTCGCTGCGGGTCCTGCGGCGAACGGGAGCGGGGGTCTGA
- a CDS encoding 3-oxoacyl-ACP reductase: MSPPLEGLAAIVTGAGRGLGRVEALELARLGAAVVVNDYGQPGRDGSGEASATPAEEVAAEIRAAGGTAVAHTGDVADHQQARELVELAISEFGKLDILVNNAGILRDRMVFSMTEGEWDAVIRVHLKGHFNTTHFAAAHWRERAKATGAPVYGRIVNTSSEAFLAGSAGQPNYAAAKGGIVGLTTSTALALAKYGVTANAICPRARTRMTEEVFRDFEQPENGNGALDPLAPEHVAPLVGYLASPAAEHVNGQLLVVHGGMVAVVERPRVAAKFDSKQDTFTYDELDALLTPHYAERPAGETFAAAEVLGLKRG; the protein is encoded by the coding sequence CTGTCACCGCCACTTGAGGGACTCGCCGCGATCGTCACGGGCGCCGGGCGCGGTCTCGGCCGGGTCGAGGCGCTGGAACTGGCCCGGCTCGGCGCGGCCGTCGTCGTCAACGACTACGGGCAGCCCGGCCGGGACGGCTCCGGCGAGGCGTCCGCCACCCCGGCCGAGGAGGTCGCCGCCGAGATCCGTGCGGCGGGGGGCACGGCGGTCGCCCACACCGGAGACGTCGCCGATCACCAACAGGCCCGTGAGCTGGTCGAGTTGGCGATCTCCGAGTTCGGGAAACTGGACATCCTCGTCAACAACGCGGGCATCCTGCGCGACCGCATGGTCTTCTCCATGACGGAGGGGGAGTGGGACGCCGTCATACGGGTCCACCTGAAGGGACACTTCAACACGACCCACTTCGCCGCCGCGCACTGGCGGGAGCGCGCCAAGGCGACCGGCGCACCGGTGTACGGGCGGATCGTGAACACGTCCTCGGAGGCGTTTCTCGCCGGCTCGGCGGGACAGCCCAACTACGCGGCCGCGAAAGGCGGAATCGTCGGGCTGACCACCTCCACGGCCCTCGCCCTCGCCAAGTACGGCGTGACGGCGAACGCGATCTGCCCCCGCGCCCGGACCCGTATGACCGAGGAGGTCTTCCGGGACTTCGAGCAGCCGGAGAACGGCAACGGCGCCCTCGACCCCCTCGCCCCCGAGCATGTCGCCCCGCTCGTCGGCTACCTGGCTTCACCGGCCGCCGAACACGTCAACGGACAGCTGCTCGTCGTCCACGGTGGGATGGTCGCCGTCGTCGAACGCCCGCGGGTGGCCGCCAAGTTCGACAGCAAGCAGGACACCTTCACCTACGACGAACTGGACGCGCTCCTCACCCCGCACTATGCGGAGCGGCCCGCCGGGGAGACGTTCGCGGCGGCGGAGGTGCTCGGTCTCAAGCGCGGCTGA
- a CDS encoding sensor histidine kinase codes for MFWMRKAACQVGEWRVERARWRADMERYKAARRAARKSGGRIPEPENPGPPPTGFSLLPWLLMGLGSFSNLLQGRTPLPWIGAVGLLTFNSLYIYVTFRAFTKKTRDARSTRVALAVMGAVTCALAIVYGGSWLYFFPLLGLATGAVMRGPWLGRTGLSLTALAAAVSAVREGWDALNVAYGTFLSTMVTAAILSLTEAVRELRAAREELARRAVEEERLRFSRDLHDLLGHTLSVIVVKSEAARRLAPRDMDAALLQITDIESVGRQALTEIREAVTGYRQGSLATELDRADSVLTAADVTPVIHRSGPPLSPAAEALLGWVVREAVTNVVRHSIATRCEITVEGTTGEGTGERVRLCVADNGTGPKQAPTGSTRPGVGGTGLRGLTERLAAAGGSLEAGPTPGGGFLLTAELPPQSQEPQEPPSSQLNAHIRPTLTP; via the coding sequence ATGTTCTGGATGCGAAAGGCCGCCTGCCAGGTGGGCGAGTGGCGGGTCGAGCGGGCGCGCTGGCGGGCGGACATGGAGCGGTACAAGGCCGCCCGGCGCGCCGCGCGGAAGTCGGGCGGCCGGATTCCGGAGCCCGAGAACCCGGGCCCGCCGCCCACCGGTTTCTCCCTGCTGCCCTGGCTGCTGATGGGCCTGGGCTCCTTCTCCAACCTCCTCCAGGGCCGCACCCCGCTGCCCTGGATCGGCGCGGTGGGCCTGCTCACCTTCAACTCCCTCTACATCTACGTCACGTTCCGCGCCTTCACGAAGAAGACGCGGGACGCCAGGTCGACGCGGGTGGCGCTCGCCGTCATGGGGGCGGTGACCTGCGCGCTGGCGATCGTGTACGGCGGCAGCTGGCTGTACTTCTTCCCGCTGCTCGGGCTGGCCACGGGCGCGGTGATGCGGGGCCCGTGGCTGGGCCGCACCGGACTCTCGCTCACCGCTCTCGCGGCGGCGGTCTCGGCGGTGCGGGAGGGCTGGGACGCGCTGAACGTGGCGTACGGGACGTTCCTGTCGACGATGGTGACGGCGGCGATCCTCTCCCTGACCGAGGCGGTACGTGAACTGCGGGCGGCGCGTGAGGAGTTGGCGCGTCGCGCGGTCGAGGAGGAACGGCTGCGATTCTCGCGCGACCTGCACGATCTGCTGGGCCACACCCTGTCGGTGATCGTGGTGAAGTCCGAGGCGGCCCGTCGGCTGGCGCCCCGGGACATGGACGCGGCCCTGCTCCAGATCACCGACATCGAGTCGGTGGGCCGGCAGGCCCTGACGGAGATCCGCGAGGCGGTGACGGGCTACCGGCAGGGCAGCCTGGCCACGGAACTGGACCGGGCCGACTCGGTCCTGACGGCGGCGGACGTCACCCCGGTGATCCACCGCTCGGGCCCGCCCCTGTCGCCGGCGGCGGAGGCGCTGCTGGGGTGGGTGGTACGGGAGGCGGTCACGAACGTCGTACGGCACAGCATTGCCACCCGCTGCGAGATCACGGTGGAGGGTACGACCGGGGAGGGCACGGGCGAACGGGTGCGCCTGTGCGTCGCCGACAACGGCACGGGCCCGAAGCAGGCGCCCACGGGGTCCACCCGGCCGGGTGTCGGCGGCACCGGGCTCAGGGGCCTGACGGAACGACTGGCAGCGGCGGGCGGCTCACTGGAGGCGGGGCCGACACCCGGGGGCGGCTTCCTGCTGACGGCCGAGCTGCCACCGCAGTCGCAGGAGCCGCAGGAGCCGCCTTCTTCCCAGCTCAACGCCCACATCCGCCCTACCCTTACGCCGTGA
- a CDS encoding MFS transporter, which translates to MTHTTTDRPAGETGRTGGAIVPVLAFAGIVVAVMQTLLVPVIKDLPQLLSTSPSNATWVLTSTLLSGAVATPIMGRLGDLYGKRRLLITSLSVMVVGALVSALTSDLLTMIAGRTLQGFAMGAIPLGIGLMRDLLPREKLPSAMALMSSSIGVGGGLALPIAALIAQHSDWHALFYGAAGIGALAIVLTLLVVPESRMRAEGTFDVLGAIGLSVGLVLFLLPITKGSDWGWTSGTTLGLFGASAVVLLLWGVLELRLKAPLVDLRTTARPAVLFTNLASIMVGVSFFVVSLVLPQLLQLPTSTGYGLGQSMVMAGLIVAPLGLTMMFTAPVYARLSAKYGPKVTLILGLLIIAIGYGAGLGLMSAAWQSLVIAVVLGAGIGLAYSSLPALIVGAVPASETGAANGLNTLMRSIGTSVSSAVIGMVLANTANHVGGVAIPTMHGFRVSFLIATGAVAVGLLLALFLPGRPESKPQLVASSEEDAALGSGFRGRVLGADGSPVARAKVTLIDRRGRQAGATLSGEDGSYALAVPADGAYVLAARASGHGPLASSATHAGVGATVDVDLSLPGETVDA; encoded by the coding sequence ATGACGCACACGACGACCGACCGGCCCGCCGGCGAGACCGGCAGAACAGGCGGGGCCATAGTCCCGGTGCTCGCCTTCGCCGGCATTGTTGTCGCGGTCATGCAGACCCTGCTCGTCCCCGTCATCAAGGACCTGCCCCAGCTGCTGAGCACCTCGCCCAGCAACGCCACCTGGGTGCTGACCTCGACGCTCCTCTCCGGAGCCGTGGCCACGCCGATCATGGGCCGGCTCGGTGACCTGTACGGCAAGCGGCGCCTGCTGATCACGAGCCTCTCCGTGATGGTGGTCGGCGCCCTCGTCAGCGCGCTCACCAGCGACCTGCTGACCATGATCGCGGGCCGTACGCTCCAGGGCTTCGCCATGGGTGCCATCCCCCTCGGCATCGGTCTGATGCGCGACCTGCTGCCCCGCGAGAAGCTTCCCTCGGCGATGGCCCTGATGAGCTCCTCCATCGGCGTCGGCGGCGGCCTCGCCCTCCCCATCGCCGCGCTGATCGCCCAGCACTCCGACTGGCACGCCCTCTTCTACGGCGCCGCCGGCATCGGCGCCCTCGCCATCGTCCTCACCCTGCTCGTCGTACCCGAGTCCCGGATGCGCGCCGAGGGCACCTTCGACGTGCTCGGTGCCATCGGACTCTCCGTCGGCCTCGTCCTCTTCCTCCTCCCGATCACCAAGGGCAGCGACTGGGGCTGGACCTCCGGCACCACGCTCGGCCTGTTCGGCGCGTCCGCCGTCGTACTCCTCCTGTGGGGCGTGCTGGAGCTGCGCCTGAAGGCCCCGCTGGTGGACCTGCGGACCACCGCCCGGCCCGCCGTCCTCTTCACCAACCTCGCCTCGATCATGGTCGGCGTCTCCTTCTTCGTCGTCTCGCTCGTCCTCCCCCAGCTCCTCCAACTGCCCACGTCCACCGGCTACGGCCTCGGCCAGTCGATGGTCATGGCAGGTCTGATCGTGGCGCCGCTCGGCCTGACGATGATGTTCACGGCGCCCGTCTACGCCCGCCTGTCCGCCAAGTACGGCCCCAAGGTCACCCTCATCCTCGGCCTGCTGATCATCGCGATCGGCTACGGCGCCGGCCTCGGCCTGATGAGCGCCGCATGGCAGTCCCTGGTCATCGCGGTCGTCCTGGGCGCGGGCATCGGTCTCGCCTACTCCTCCCTCCCCGCCCTGATCGTCGGCGCGGTCCCGGCCTCCGAGACCGGTGCGGCCAACGGCCTGAACACCCTCATGCGCTCCATCGGTACGTCCGTGTCCAGCGCCGTCATCGGCATGGTGCTCGCCAACACCGCGAACCATGTGGGCGGCGTCGCCATCCCCACGATGCACGGCTTCCGGGTCTCCTTCCTGATCGCCACGGGCGCGGTGGCGGTCGGGCTGCTGCTGGCCCTGTTCCTGCCGGGACGGCCGGAGAGCAAGCCGCAACTGGTGGCGAGCAGCGAGGAGGACGCCGCGCTTGGCTCCGGGTTCCGGGGGCGGGTCCTGGGTGCCGATGGCAGCCCGGTCGCCCGTGCGAAGGTCACGTTGATCGACCGGCGTGGTCGTCAGGCGGGCGCCACCTTGTCCGGAGAGGACGGCAGCTACGCGCTTGCCGTCCCGGCCGACGGGGCGTATGTCCTGGCCGCGAGGGCTTCCGGCCATGGGCCGCTTGCCTCGTCGGCGACCCATGCGGGTGTTGGCGCGACGGTCGATGTCGACCTGTCGCTGCCTGGGGAGACTGTTGACGCGTAG
- a CDS encoding Zn-dependent alcohol dehydrogenase, translated as MRAAVLHEIGQDKLDVLDDVEAVGFGPGKVRIRVRATGLCHSDLSAMNGVLPQPAPFVPGHEGAGEILEVGEGVSHLKAGDRVVVCWLPACGVCPACKRGQTELCLAGFMNAGTPNFRRPGGDVFGMAGTGTFAEEVVLDAGCAVPIPDDVPFDIAALIGCGVTTGLGAALNTADVQAGSSVAVIGCGGVGISAIQGARLQGAAEIVAVDPVLSRREAALKFGATRAVSPDELADAKQQVTGGEGFDYVFEVVGRSATARTAYDATRRGGTMVVVGAGAMDDNLQLNMFELFFDEKRILPSMYGGGDVLRSYERTIALWRAGRVDLAGLITHRVPFADINEALDQMRTGTALRTCIEI; from the coding sequence ATGCGCGCAGCCGTACTGCACGAGATCGGGCAGGACAAGCTCGACGTCCTGGACGACGTCGAGGCCGTGGGCTTCGGCCCCGGCAAGGTGAGGATCCGGGTACGGGCCACCGGGCTGTGCCACTCGGACCTCTCCGCGATGAACGGCGTACTGCCGCAGCCCGCGCCCTTCGTCCCCGGCCACGAAGGCGCCGGCGAGATCCTCGAAGTGGGGGAGGGGGTAAGCCACTTGAAGGCCGGTGACCGGGTCGTCGTCTGCTGGCTGCCCGCCTGCGGCGTCTGTCCCGCGTGCAAGCGCGGCCAGACCGAACTGTGTCTCGCCGGGTTCATGAACGCGGGCACCCCCAACTTCCGCCGCCCCGGCGGAGATGTCTTCGGCATGGCCGGCACCGGCACCTTCGCCGAGGAGGTCGTTCTCGACGCAGGCTGCGCCGTGCCCATCCCCGACGACGTGCCCTTCGACATCGCCGCCCTCATCGGCTGCGGAGTCACCACCGGACTCGGCGCCGCCCTCAACACCGCTGATGTGCAGGCCGGTTCGTCGGTCGCCGTCATCGGCTGCGGAGGCGTCGGCATCTCCGCGATACAGGGGGCGCGACTCCAGGGCGCCGCCGAGATCGTCGCCGTCGACCCGGTGCTCTCGCGCCGGGAGGCCGCGCTCAAGTTCGGTGCCACGAGGGCCGTTTCACCGGACGAGCTGGCCGACGCCAAGCAACAGGTCACCGGCGGCGAGGGTTTCGACTACGTCTTCGAGGTCGTCGGCCGCTCCGCCACCGCCCGCACCGCCTACGACGCCACCCGGCGCGGCGGCACGATGGTCGTCGTCGGCGCGGGCGCGATGGACGACAACCTCCAGCTCAACATGTTCGAGCTGTTCTTCGACGAGAAGCGCATCCTGCCGTCCATGTACGGCGGCGGTGACGTTCTGCGGTCCTACGAGCGCACGATCGCCCTCTGGCGCGCCGGCCGCGTCGACCTCGCGGGCCTCATCACCCACCGCGTACCGTTCGCCGACATCAACGAGGCCCTCGACCAGATGCGCACGGGAACCGCGCTGCGTACCTGCATCGAGATCTGA
- a CDS encoding N-acetylmuramoyl-L-alanine amidase — protein MSYAGPGFEPPQPRSPLRRPLVVALAVMVLGGGGWFVWGAVADDGGGDGQSGADSLSSGSYEPLSPVEPPDFSVPSEPATSLAGKVVVIDPGHNPGNFKHTAEIARKVNIGTNSKECDTTGTATNSGYTEAEFTLDVARRLRTVLERQGATVKFTQDGDRSDYAFGPCVDERARIGNAAHADAVVSIHADGSAQGNRGFHVILPGAVHQGAADTRPIVAPSRLLGERVKAGFARETGSAPSNYIGDGTGLDTRTDLGGLNLSTVPKVFIECGNMRDSKDAALLTSGTWRQEAAQGISEGIVSFLRGS, from the coding sequence GTGTCCTACGCAGGCCCCGGCTTCGAGCCGCCCCAGCCCCGTTCCCCGCTGCGCCGTCCGCTGGTCGTCGCCCTCGCCGTGATGGTGCTGGGCGGGGGCGGGTGGTTCGTCTGGGGGGCCGTCGCCGACGACGGCGGGGGTGACGGCCAGAGCGGCGCCGACTCCCTCAGCAGCGGCAGTTATGAGCCCCTGTCGCCGGTCGAACCGCCCGACTTCTCCGTCCCCAGCGAACCGGCGACTTCCCTGGCGGGCAAGGTCGTCGTCATCGACCCCGGGCACAACCCCGGCAACTTCAAGCACACCGCCGAGATCGCCCGCAAGGTGAACATCGGTACGAACTCCAAGGAGTGCGACACCACCGGTACCGCCACCAACAGCGGTTATACGGAGGCCGAGTTCACCCTCGATGTCGCGCGGCGGCTGCGGACGGTCCTCGAACGGCAGGGCGCCACCGTGAAGTTCACGCAGGACGGCGACCGGTCCGACTACGCCTTCGGGCCCTGCGTGGACGAGCGCGCCCGGATCGGGAACGCCGCACACGCCGACGCCGTCGTCTCCATCCACGCCGACGGGAGCGCGCAGGGCAACCGCGGGTTCCATGTGATCCTGCCGGGGGCCGTGCACCAAGGGGCCGCCGACACCCGGCCGATCGTCGCCCCGTCCCGGCTTCTCGGCGAGCGCGTCAAGGCCGGGTTCGCCCGCGAGACCGGCTCCGCGCCCTCCAACTACATCGGTGACGGCACCGGGCTGGACACCCGCACGGACCTCGGCGGTCTCAATCTGTCAACGGTTCCGAAGGTGTTCATCGAGTGCGGCAACATGCGCGACAGCAAGGACGCGGCCCTGCTGACCAGCGGAACATGGCGGCAGGAAGCGGCACAAGGGATCTCTGAAGGAATCGTGAGTTTCCTGCGCGGGTCGTGA
- a CDS encoding Nif3-like dinuclear metal center hexameric protein, whose translation MPRLSEVIAALDALWPPERAESWDAVGTVCGDPDQEVSRVLFAVDPVQDIVDEAVKLGADLLVTHHPLYLRGTTTVAADTFKGRVVHTLIKHDIALHVAHTNADRADPGVSDALAGALDLRVVRPLVPDPTDPAGRRGLGRVCELDHPLTVREFAARAAERLPATAQGIRVAGDPEALVRTVAVSGGSGDSLFDDVRAAGVDAFLTADLRHHPASEARAHSPLALLDAAHWATEWPWCELAAAQLDEISDRNGWGLRVHVSAAVTDPWTAHAASTTTTSEALGAPN comes from the coding sequence GTGCCCCGTCTGTCTGAAGTCATCGCCGCCCTCGACGCCCTCTGGCCCCCCGAGCGGGCCGAGAGCTGGGACGCGGTCGGCACCGTCTGCGGGGACCCCGACCAGGAGGTCTCCCGGGTGCTGTTCGCCGTGGATCCCGTCCAGGACATCGTCGACGAGGCGGTGAAGCTGGGCGCCGATCTGCTGGTCACCCACCACCCGCTCTACCTGCGCGGTACGACCACGGTCGCGGCGGACACCTTCAAGGGCCGGGTCGTGCACACCCTCATCAAGCACGACATCGCCCTCCACGTCGCCCACACCAACGCCGACCGCGCCGACCCGGGAGTCAGCGACGCCCTCGCCGGCGCCCTCGACCTGCGGGTCGTACGACCGCTCGTACCGGACCCCACAGACCCCGCCGGCCGACGCGGCCTCGGCCGGGTCTGCGAGCTGGACCACCCGCTGACCGTCCGCGAGTTCGCCGCCCGCGCCGCCGAACGGCTGCCCGCGACCGCGCAGGGCATCCGGGTCGCAGGCGACCCCGAGGCCCTCGTCCGCACGGTCGCCGTCAGCGGCGGCTCAGGCGACAGCCTCTTCGACGACGTACGCGCGGCCGGTGTGGACGCCTTCCTCACCGCGGACCTGCGCCACCACCCGGCCTCGGAAGCGCGCGCTCACAGTCCCCTCGCGCTGCTCGACGCGGCGCACTGGGCCACCGAGTGGCCCTGGTGCGAGCTGGCCGCCGCGCAGCTGGACGAGATCTCCGACCGGAACGGATGGGGCCTGAGGGTCCACGTCTCCGCCGCGGTCACCGACCCCTGGACGGCCCACGCGGCGTCCACCACCACCACCTCTGAAGCACTGGGAGCCCCCAACTGA